A genomic region of Streptomyces rimosus contains the following coding sequences:
- a CDS encoding endonuclease V yields the protein MTNDGTISLEDELAHWPTDETEALAVQDRLRAHVRREQSGPEPGFAGTVVGVDVAYDDEHDLVAAAAVALDAVSLAVVEEATAVGRVSFPYVPGLLAFREIPTVVDALGRLGRTPDLVVCDGYGLAHPRRFGLASHLGVLTGLPTIGVAKNPFTSRYELPGVERGESSPLVDGSGDEGDEVVGRALRTQKGVKPVFVSVGHRIDLDRACAHTLHLTPKYRIPETTRAADALCRRALSEARTG from the coding sequence ATGACGAACGACGGCACGATCTCCCTCGAAGACGAACTGGCCCACTGGCCCACCGACGAGACCGAGGCGCTGGCGGTCCAGGACCGGCTGCGCGCCCATGTGCGCCGGGAGCAGTCCGGACCCGAGCCGGGCTTCGCCGGGACGGTCGTCGGCGTGGACGTCGCCTACGACGACGAGCACGACCTGGTGGCCGCGGCGGCCGTCGCCCTGGACGCCGTCAGCCTCGCGGTCGTCGAGGAGGCCACCGCCGTCGGCCGGGTCTCCTTCCCGTACGTACCGGGGCTGCTCGCCTTCCGGGAGATCCCCACCGTCGTGGACGCGCTCGGCCGCCTCGGCCGCACACCGGACCTGGTGGTCTGCGACGGCTACGGGCTCGCGCACCCCCGCCGCTTCGGCCTCGCCAGCCACCTCGGCGTGCTCACCGGGCTCCCCACGATCGGCGTCGCCAAGAACCCGTTCACCTCGCGCTATGAACTCCCCGGCGTGGAGCGCGGCGAGTCCTCGCCGCTGGTCGACGGCTCCGGCGATGAGGGGGACGAGGTGGTCGGGCGGGCCCTGCGTACGCAGAAGGGCGTCAAGCCCGTCTTCGTGTCCGTCGGCCATCGCATCGACCTCGACCGGGCCTGCGCGCACACCCTCCACCTGACGCCCAAATACCGCATCCCGGAGACGACCCGGGCCGCCGACGCGCTGTGCCGGCGCGCCCTCTCCGAGGCGCGCACCGGCTGA
- a CDS encoding GNAT family N-acetyltransferase, translating to MFAISLGDDGAELRPLEPYHAEEYLAHIDRGREYIGRFIGLADVCTDLDSARAFLRSYAEKAADDSGRLYGIWTADGTLVGGVLFRTFDAAAGTCEVGCWLEEAAVGRGLVTRAIRVIVDWAVEERGIHRVEWIAAAGNAASIKVAQRLGLVRDGVQREKYARGGVRHDVEIWSVLAPEWRELRAGAR from the coding sequence ATGTTCGCGATCTCGCTGGGTGACGACGGTGCCGAACTGCGGCCCCTGGAGCCGTACCACGCCGAGGAGTACCTCGCGCACATCGACCGCGGCCGGGAGTACATCGGCCGCTTCATCGGACTGGCGGACGTCTGCACCGACCTCGACTCCGCGCGGGCGTTCCTGCGGTCGTACGCGGAGAAGGCGGCGGACGACAGCGGGCGGCTGTACGGGATCTGGACGGCGGACGGCACGCTCGTCGGCGGCGTCCTGTTCCGTACCTTCGACGCCGCGGCCGGGACCTGCGAGGTCGGCTGCTGGCTGGAGGAGGCGGCCGTCGGGCGCGGACTGGTGACCCGGGCGATCCGGGTGATCGTCGACTGGGCGGTCGAGGAACGCGGCATCCACCGCGTGGAGTGGATCGCGGCCGCCGGCAACGCCGCGAGCATCAAGGTGGCCCAGCGGCTCGGGCTGGTGCGCGACGGGGTACAGCGGGAGAAGTACGCGCGCGGCGGCGTACGCCACGATGTGGAGATCTGGTCGGTGCTGGCGCCGGAGTGGCGGGAGCTGCGGGCGGGCGCGCGCTGA
- a CDS encoding TetR/AcrR family transcriptional regulator — MTGNEAWAGAGAGTGYVPGGPDVPRVPGGTEAGMATRRRGAQGTRLLLLEAAEALFAERGYERATVRDIAERAGVNQALLFRYFGSKKALFGEVVARGGQEQLHSTPPAELFEVALRGMLGRRGEEAGDRALETFLRSIGDSDEIATAVREMGDDYARVLATLSTADDRGLRADLALSWMLGIGLMRVVVGKQPLADADPDEVCALVTGALGTLLEDLPRSAPPPTA, encoded by the coding sequence ATGACCGGGAACGAGGCGTGGGCCGGGGCGGGAGCCGGTACGGGATACGTACCGGGCGGACCGGACGTACCGCGGGTGCCGGGCGGTACCGAGGCGGGCATGGCGACGCGCCGCCGCGGGGCGCAGGGCACCCGGCTGCTGCTCCTGGAGGCCGCGGAGGCGCTGTTCGCCGAGCGCGGGTACGAGCGGGCGACCGTACGCGACATCGCGGAGCGGGCCGGGGTCAACCAGGCGCTGCTCTTCCGCTACTTCGGCTCCAAGAAGGCGCTGTTCGGCGAGGTGGTGGCGCGCGGCGGCCAGGAACAGCTGCACAGCACCCCGCCCGCCGAGCTGTTCGAGGTGGCCCTGCGCGGCATGCTCGGCCGCCGCGGCGAGGAGGCGGGGGACCGGGCGCTGGAGACGTTCCTGCGCTCGATCGGCGACAGTGACGAGATCGCCACCGCCGTACGGGAGATGGGCGACGACTACGCGCGGGTGCTGGCCACGCTCAGCACGGCCGACGACCGCGGGCTGCGCGCCGACCTCGCCCTCTCGTGGATGCTCGGTATCGGCCTGATGCGGGTGGTCGTCGGCAAGCAGCCGCTCGCCGACGCCGACCCGGACGAGGTGTGCGCGCTGGTCACCGGCGCGCTCGGCACCCTTCTGGAGGACCTGCCGCGGTCGGCGCCGCCGCCGACCGCCTGA
- a CDS encoding cytochrome P450 → MTTADTMPLAYPFNDADGLALSETYEQVRDRPGLLRVQMAYGEPAWLATRYADARLVLGDRRFSRAEGLERDEPRQSEGQRDSGILSMDPPDHTRLRTLVAKAFTVHQVEKLRPWVRELTHGLIDELEAAGPPVDLVDRYALPIPVAVICRMLGVPEEDRPKFRTWSDAALSTSSLTAEEFEANREELRAYMAKLIEDHRTTPRDDLMTRLIEARDVGDRLSELELIDLCVGILVAGHETTATQIPNFVLSLLDHPGELERLRAEPALIKSAVEELLRFVPLGSGAGFPRYATEDIEVGGTLVRAGEPVLVAVGAANRDALRFDEPGTLNITRDGNQHLGFGHGVHHCLGAPLARLELQEALIALITRFPKLHVAGDVVWKDQMLVRGPRVMPVGW, encoded by the coding sequence GTGACCACAGCCGACACGATGCCCCTTGCCTACCCGTTCAACGACGCCGACGGACTGGCTCTGTCCGAGACCTACGAACAGGTCCGCGACCGGCCCGGACTGCTCCGGGTACAGATGGCGTACGGCGAACCGGCCTGGCTCGCCACCCGCTACGCCGACGCCCGGCTGGTCCTCGGCGACCGGCGCTTCAGCCGCGCGGAAGGGCTCGAACGCGACGAGCCGCGGCAGTCGGAGGGCCAGCGGGACAGCGGGATACTGAGCATGGACCCGCCCGACCACACCCGGCTGCGCACCCTGGTCGCCAAGGCGTTCACCGTGCACCAGGTGGAGAAACTCCGGCCGTGGGTGCGCGAGTTGACACACGGCCTGATCGACGAGCTGGAGGCCGCGGGCCCGCCCGTGGACCTCGTGGACCGCTACGCGCTGCCCATCCCGGTCGCGGTGATCTGCCGGATGCTCGGCGTACCGGAAGAGGACCGGCCCAAGTTCCGTACGTGGAGCGACGCCGCACTGTCCACCAGCTCGCTGACGGCCGAGGAGTTCGAGGCCAACCGCGAGGAACTGCGCGCCTACATGGCGAAGTTGATCGAGGATCACCGCACGACGCCGCGGGACGACCTGATGACGCGGCTGATCGAGGCCCGGGACGTCGGCGACCGGCTCTCCGAGCTGGAGCTGATCGACCTGTGCGTCGGCATCCTGGTCGCCGGACACGAGACAACGGCCACCCAGATCCCCAACTTCGTCCTGTCGCTGCTGGACCACCCGGGCGAGCTGGAGCGGCTGCGCGCCGAACCCGCGCTGATCAAGAGCGCCGTCGAGGAACTGCTGCGCTTCGTACCGCTCGGCAGCGGCGCGGGCTTCCCGCGCTACGCCACCGAGGACATCGAGGTGGGCGGCACACTCGTCCGTGCGGGTGAACCGGTACTGGTCGCCGTCGGCGCGGCCAACCGGGACGCGCTGCGCTTCGACGAGCCGGGCACCCTCAACATCACCCGCGACGGCAACCAGCACCTCGGCTTCGGACACGGCGTGCACCACTGCCTCGGCGCGCCGCTGGCCCGGCTGGAACTCCAGGAGGCGCTGATCGCCCTGATCACCCGGTTCCCGAAGCTGCATGTGGCCGGGGACGTGGTGTGGAAGGACCAGATGCTGGTCCGCGGCCCGCGCGTGATGCCGGTGGGGTGGTGA
- a CDS encoding ferredoxin: protein MTWKAAIDGQQCMASGMCAGIAPDLFVLDGPHARPLQEEIPEDEAALDAADSCPAMAILIRDGEKVVGPRP from the coding sequence ATGACGTGGAAAGCGGCGATCGACGGACAGCAGTGCATGGCGTCCGGCATGTGCGCGGGCATCGCCCCGGACCTCTTCGTCCTGGACGGCCCGCACGCCCGACCGCTCCAGGAGGAGATCCCCGAGGACGAGGCCGCGCTCGACGCGGCGGACTCCTGCCCCGCCATGGCGATCCTGATCCGGGACGGGGAGAAGGTGGTGGGGCCGCGGCCCTGA
- a CDS encoding YciI family protein, protein MFILELTYTAPLERVDAALPDHVEWLKRHYAAGHFLAAGRKVPRDGGVILASVPDRATAERIVAEDPFTVAGVCDYRITEFVATTTAPELERFKEQLPS, encoded by the coding sequence ATGTTCATACTGGAGCTGACCTACACCGCGCCGCTGGAGCGCGTCGACGCCGCCCTGCCCGATCACGTGGAGTGGCTGAAGAGGCACTACGCGGCCGGGCACTTCCTCGCCGCGGGCCGCAAGGTGCCGCGCGACGGCGGCGTCATCCTCGCGTCCGTGCCGGACCGGGCGACGGCGGAGCGGATCGTCGCGGAGGACCCCTTCACGGTCGCGGGCGTCTGCGACTACCGGATCACCGAGTTCGTGGCGACCACGACCGCGCCGGAACTGGAGCGCTTCAAGGAACAGCTGCCGTCCTGA
- a CDS encoding sugar porter family MFS transporter, with translation MSVATRSTKSPSSPPPGPPPRRTGRLFALTGAVVGVIYGYDTGSISGALVFLSEDFHLTDTEKGLVNSILVCGSIVGALLGGKLADALGRKAAMLIVAGSYTVFVALSALAPNVVVLDVVRFLLGIAIGISIVAAPLYIAESTPARTRGASVATYQVATVAGIALTYFVNWGLSDGGHWRLMLGLSAIPAALVLIPLFRLPDTPRWYVLKGRTEKAVEVMALTDPDVDPRAETEAVRAALCEESGGSLRSLLRKPYARATLFVIGLGFFCQITGINAVTYYSPQIFEEMGFTGDGQNFLLPSFVQLASLAATVLAILIIDRLGRRVVLLSGIATMTAMLAVLTAVFGFGDPEGATLWIGFGAILLFTAAFNFGFGSLIWVYAGEAFPAQLRSTGASAMLTADLVANLLIAQFFPSLMTWAGAATTFAGLGLLALAALVFAAATAPETKGRQLEEIQGYWLNGGRWPTPAA, from the coding sequence ATGTCCGTTGCAACGCGCTCCACGAAGTCACCGTCCTCGCCTCCTCCCGGTCCGCCGCCCCGCCGCACCGGCCGCCTCTTCGCCCTCACCGGCGCCGTCGTCGGCGTGATCTACGGCTACGACACGGGCAGCATCTCCGGCGCCCTGGTGTTCCTGAGCGAGGACTTCCACCTCACCGACACCGAAAAGGGCCTGGTCAACAGCATCCTGGTGTGCGGTTCGATCGTGGGCGCGCTGCTCGGCGGCAAACTGGCGGACGCGCTGGGCCGCAAGGCCGCGATGCTGATCGTCGCCGGGTCGTACACCGTCTTCGTGGCGCTGTCCGCCCTCGCGCCGAACGTCGTGGTGCTGGACGTGGTGCGCTTCCTGCTCGGCATCGCCATCGGCATCTCGATCGTGGCGGCCCCGCTGTACATCGCCGAGTCCACACCGGCCCGTACGCGCGGCGCGTCCGTGGCCACCTACCAGGTCGCCACGGTCGCGGGCATCGCCCTGACGTACTTCGTGAACTGGGGGCTGTCCGACGGCGGCCACTGGCGGCTGATGCTCGGCCTGTCCGCCATCCCGGCCGCCCTCGTGCTGATCCCGCTGTTCCGGCTGCCCGACACGCCGCGCTGGTACGTCCTCAAGGGGCGCACCGAAAAGGCCGTCGAGGTCATGGCGCTGACCGACCCCGACGTGGACCCGCGGGCGGAGACCGAGGCGGTGCGTGCCGCGCTCTGCGAGGAGAGCGGCGGTTCGCTGCGCTCGCTGCTGCGCAAGCCGTACGCCCGCGCCACGCTCTTCGTCATCGGCCTCGGCTTCTTCTGCCAGATCACCGGCATCAACGCGGTGACGTACTACAGCCCGCAGATCTTCGAGGAGATGGGCTTCACCGGCGACGGGCAGAACTTCCTGCTGCCGTCCTTCGTCCAGCTGGCCTCCCTGGCCGCGACCGTCCTGGCCATCCTCATCATCGACCGGCTCGGCCGGCGTGTCGTGCTGCTCTCCGGCATCGCCACGATGACGGCCATGCTCGCCGTGCTGACCGCCGTCTTCGGCTTCGGCGACCCGGAAGGCGCCACCCTCTGGATCGGCTTCGGCGCCATCCTGCTGTTCACCGCCGCCTTCAACTTCGGCTTCGGCTCGCTGATCTGGGTGTACGCGGGCGAGGCGTTCCCCGCCCAGCTGCGCTCCACCGGCGCGTCGGCGATGCTCACGGCCGACCTCGTCGCCAACCTCCTCATCGCCCAGTTCTTCCCCTCCCTGATGACCTGGGCAGGCGCCGCCACCACCTTCGCCGGCCTCGGCCTCCTCGCCCTCGCCGCCCTCGTCTTCGCCGCGGCCACCGCCCCGGAAACCAAGGGCCGCCAGCTGGAAGAGATCCAGGGCTACTGGCTCAACGGAGGCCGCTGGCCGACCCCCGCCGCGTAA
- a CDS encoding SIS domain-containing protein, whose protein sequence is MSGTSYMEQELRSQPGTWREAAKIGGADGPLPGAGRRVAVVGCGTSWFMAQAYAALREGAGLGVTDAFAASEAFLGAGRGYDTVLAITRSGTTTEVLRVLEEVKGRVPTVTVLGDPDTPATELSDATVPLPFADERSVVQTRFATTALALLRAHLGADLSAAVRDAEEALTAPVEKEWLDAEQFSFLGTGWTYGLANEAALKMREASQSWTESYPAMEYRHGPISIAAPGRVTWVFGEVPEGLEADVARTGARFVHHDRDPLADLVLVQRIALERARARGLDPDNPRSLTRSVMLTAAGEGVAG, encoded by the coding sequence GTGAGCGGGACCTCGTACATGGAGCAGGAGCTGCGCAGCCAGCCCGGGACGTGGCGGGAGGCCGCCAAGATCGGCGGCGCCGATGGCCCGCTGCCCGGGGCGGGCCGGCGCGTCGCCGTGGTCGGCTGCGGCACCTCGTGGTTCATGGCGCAGGCGTACGCGGCCCTGCGCGAGGGCGCCGGGCTCGGCGTGACGGACGCGTTCGCCGCCTCCGAGGCGTTCCTCGGCGCCGGCCGCGGGTACGACACCGTCCTGGCGATCACCCGCTCCGGGACCACGACGGAGGTGCTGCGCGTCCTGGAGGAGGTCAAGGGGCGGGTACCGACCGTGACGGTGCTCGGCGACCCCGACACCCCCGCCACCGAACTCTCGGACGCCACGGTCCCGCTGCCCTTCGCCGACGAGCGGTCCGTGGTGCAGACCCGGTTCGCGACGACCGCGCTCGCGCTGCTGCGGGCCCACCTCGGCGCGGACCTGTCCGCCGCGGTGCGCGACGCGGAGGAGGCGCTGACCGCGCCCGTGGAGAAGGAGTGGCTGGACGCCGAGCAGTTCTCGTTCCTCGGTACGGGCTGGACATACGGCCTGGCCAACGAGGCGGCGCTGAAGATGCGCGAGGCGTCGCAGAGCTGGACGGAGTCCTACCCCGCGATGGAGTACCGCCACGGCCCGATCTCCATAGCGGCCCCGGGCCGCGTCACCTGGGTGTTCGGCGAGGTCCCGGAGGGTCTGGAGGCCGACGTCGCCCGCACCGGCGCCCGGTTCGTCCATCACGACCGCGACCCGCTGGCCGACCTGGTCCTGGTCCAGCGCATCGCACTGGAACGGGCCAGGGCCCGCGGCCTGGACCCGGACAACCCGCGGAGTCTGACGCGGTCGGTGATGCTCACGGCTGCCGGGGAGGGGGTGGCCGGGTAG
- a CDS encoding class II fructose-bisphosphate aldolase, which produces MSLVATSSIVTAAREARAGAAAFNVIHLETAEALVTAAERTGLPVILGISENCIRYHGSLLPIVRATLALAEASSARVAVHLDHITDAALVREGVEAGVRSVMVDASALPYDQNVAATAELTAWCHERGAYVEAELGEVGGKDGVHAPGARTDPDEALAFVRATGVDALAVAVGSSHAMHERTAVLDKELIAALAGKLPVPLVLHGSSGVPDDELRRAIAAGMTKINISTHLVSVFTRSIRDTLDGDPALVDSRKYVKPAREAVTREAARLLGVLGAPAAVPGQSIAAEAPVQG; this is translated from the coding sequence ATGTCGCTCGTTGCCACCTCTTCCATCGTCACCGCCGCGCGTGAGGCGCGGGCCGGGGCGGCGGCGTTCAATGTCATCCATCTGGAGACCGCCGAGGCGCTCGTCACGGCTGCCGAGCGCACCGGGCTCCCGGTCATCCTGGGGATCAGCGAGAACTGCATCCGCTACCACGGCAGCCTGCTGCCCATCGTCCGCGCCACGCTCGCGCTCGCCGAGGCGTCCAGTGCCCGGGTCGCCGTGCACCTGGACCACATCACCGATGCGGCGCTGGTGCGGGAGGGCGTCGAGGCCGGGGTGAGGTCGGTGATGGTGGACGCCTCGGCGCTTCCGTACGACCAGAACGTCGCCGCCACGGCGGAGCTGACCGCCTGGTGCCACGAGCGCGGCGCCTACGTCGAGGCCGAGCTGGGCGAGGTCGGCGGCAAGGACGGCGTGCACGCGCCCGGCGCCCGTACGGACCCCGACGAGGCGCTGGCGTTCGTCCGGGCGACCGGGGTGGACGCGCTGGCGGTCGCCGTCGGCTCGTCCCACGCGATGCACGAGCGCACCGCCGTCCTGGACAAGGAGCTGATCGCGGCCCTGGCCGGGAAGCTGCCGGTGCCGCTGGTGCTGCACGGGTCCTCGGGCGTGCCGGACGACGAGCTGCGCCGGGCCATCGCGGCCGGCATGACGAAGATCAACATCTCCACCCATCTGGTCTCCGTCTTCACCCGCAGCATCCGGGACACCCTGGACGGGGACCCGGCCCTCGTCGACTCGCGGAAGTACGTGAAGCCGGCCCGGGAGGCGGTCACCCGGGAAGCCGCGCGGCTGCTGGGCGTGCTCGGCGCCCCGGCCGCGGTCCCGGGCCAGTCGATCGCCGCGGAGGCGCCCGTGCAGGGGTGA
- a CDS encoding DeoR/GlpR family DNA-binding transcription regulator: protein MNRHERMNALLELLGERGRVEVEEAAAQLEVSAATMRRDMDALADQQLLTRTRGGAVLSSVAYDLPIRYKRAHRADEKEAVAQAAAKLVERGDVVGLSGGTTTTEIARVLATRPEFAEAGPQPHLTIVTNSLNIANELAVRPQIKIVLTGGVAHSRSFELVGPFSELVLQQISVDIAFIGANGIDPVMGATVHDEAEARVNRLMAERARRAVVVADSSKIGARCFARVGAADVFDTLITDSGAKESVRREFGERGLRVVAARTAADG from the coding sequence ATGAACCGCCATGAACGGATGAACGCCCTCCTGGAGCTGCTCGGCGAACGCGGCCGGGTGGAGGTCGAGGAGGCAGCGGCCCAGCTGGAGGTGTCGGCCGCGACGATGCGGCGCGACATGGACGCGCTGGCCGACCAGCAGCTGCTGACCCGTACCCGGGGCGGCGCGGTGCTCAGCTCGGTGGCGTACGACCTGCCCATCCGTTACAAGCGGGCGCACCGTGCCGACGAGAAGGAGGCGGTGGCGCAGGCGGCGGCGAAGCTGGTGGAGCGCGGCGACGTGGTCGGGCTCAGCGGCGGCACCACGACCACGGAGATCGCCCGGGTGCTGGCCACCCGGCCGGAGTTCGCCGAGGCCGGACCGCAGCCGCATCTGACCATCGTCACCAACTCGCTGAACATCGCCAACGAACTCGCCGTACGCCCGCAGATCAAGATCGTGCTGACCGGCGGCGTGGCGCACTCCCGGTCGTTCGAACTGGTCGGGCCGTTCAGCGAGCTGGTCCTGCAGCAGATCTCCGTGGACATCGCCTTCATCGGCGCGAACGGGATAGACCCGGTGATGGGCGCGACGGTGCACGACGAGGCGGAGGCCCGGGTGAACCGGCTGATGGCCGAACGGGCCCGGCGCGCCGTGGTCGTCGCGGACTCCTCGAAGATCGGCGCACGCTGCTTCGCCCGGGTCGGTGCCGCGGATGTCTTCGACACCCTGATCACGGACAGCGGCGCGAAGGAGTCCGTCCGGCGGGAGTTCGGCGAGCGGGGCCTGCGCGTGGTGGCCGCCCGTACCGCCGCGGACGGCTAA
- a CDS encoding IS5 family transposase (programmed frameshift), giving the protein MVTAPLVERMVPDSLWELFERVVPPAPERPQGGGRGRRGDREVLAAIIFVATSGCTWNQLPTGFGLSGVTAFRRFTEWTEARVWAKLHRLVLDELGARGELDWSRCAIDSVSVRAIKKGPLTGPNPTDRGKSGSKIHLIVDRNGLPVSIGISAANLHDSQALIPLVRGIPPIRSRRGPRRRKPGKLHGDKGYDYPHLRRWLAGRGIRHRLARKRTESTRRLGRHRWVVERTVSWLLGCRRLHRRYERKPEHFLAFTAIASTLICHRRLQMK; this is encoded by the exons ATGGTGACTGCCCCTCTTGTCGAGCGGATGGTGCCGGACAGTCTGTGGGAGCTGTTCGAGCGCGTGGTGCCGCCGGCGCCGGAACGACCGCAGGGCGGTGGCCGAGGTCGGCGCGGGGACCGCGAGGTGCTGGCCGCGATCATCTTCGTGGCCACCTCTGGATGCACATGGAATCAACTGCCGACAGGGTTCGGACTGTCGGGGGTGACCGCGTTCCGCCGCTTCACCGAGTGGACCGAGGCCCGAGTGTGGGCCAAGTTGCACCGCCTGGTCCTGGACGAGCTCGGCGCCCGCGGCGAGCTGGACTGGTCGCGGTGCGCGATCGACTCCGTCAGCGTCCGGGCCATCAAAA AGGGGCCGTTGACGGGACCGAATCCGACCGACCGCGGCAAGAGCGGATCGAAAATCCACCTCATCGTGGACCGCAACGGCCTCCCGGTCTCGATCGGCATCTCCGCGGCCAACCTCCACGACAGCCAGGCACTGATCCCGCTGGTGCGGGGCATCCCGCCGATCCGCTCCCGCCGCGGACCGCGGCGTCGCAAACCCGGCAAGCTCCATGGCGACAAGGGATACGACTACCCGCACCTGCGGCGATGGTTAGCCGGCCGCGGGATTCGCCATCGCTTGGCCCGCAAGAGAACCGAGTCCACGCGACGGCTGGGCCGGCACCGCTGGGTCGTCGAGCGCACGGTGTCCTGGCTGCTGGGCTGCCGACGCCTCCACCGCCGCTACGAACGCAAGCCCGAACACTTCCTCGCCTTCACCGCCATCGCCTCAACCCTCATCTGCCATCGACGACTCCAAATGAAATGA
- a CDS encoding IS5/IS1182 family transposase, with the protein MGGVMSADDPKWIEPFTGLSPAQFNRLVALVRRRGGDVQRGRPWRLPLEDRVLLVATYWRTNLTLRQVAPLFGISKSAADRILDHLAPLLAISPARRKREDTVYIVDGTLIPTRDRSVAASSKNYRYSTNLQVVIDANSRLVVAVGAPLPGSRNDCRAFTESGVDIACRGVPVLADGGYQGTGLLIPHRRRRGQETLSPQQEAENKVHRKARARVEHALSRLKNWKILRDCRLKGSGVHQAILGIARLHNTALTG; encoded by the coding sequence ATGGGTGGGGTGATGTCAGCAGACGATCCGAAGTGGATCGAGCCGTTCACCGGGCTGAGTCCGGCACAGTTCAACCGCCTGGTCGCGCTGGTGCGTCGTCGTGGCGGTGACGTCCAGCGAGGCCGGCCGTGGCGGTTGCCGCTGGAGGACCGGGTGTTACTGGTTGCCACGTACTGGCGCACGAACCTCACGTTGCGGCAGGTCGCGCCGCTGTTCGGGATCTCCAAGTCGGCCGCGGACCGGATCCTGGACCACCTCGCGCCGCTGCTGGCGATCTCACCGGCCCGCCGCAAGCGCGAGGACACCGTCTACATCGTCGACGGCACCCTGATTCCCACCCGGGACCGCAGCGTCGCCGCTTCCAGCAAGAACTACCGGTACTCGACGAACCTGCAGGTCGTCATCGACGCCAACAGCCGCCTGGTCGTGGCCGTCGGCGCTCCCCTGCCCGGCAGCCGTAACGACTGCCGGGCCTTCACCGAGTCGGGTGTCGACATCGCCTGTCGAGGCGTTCCGGTGCTCGCCGATGGCGGATATCAGGGCACCGGCCTGCTCATTCCTCACCGCCGTCGACGCGGGCAGGAAACCCTGAGCCCGCAGCAGGAAGCCGAGAACAAGGTCCACCGCAAGGCCCGCGCACGCGTCGAGCACGCCCTGTCCCGCCTGAAGAACTGGAAGATCCTGCGGGACTGCCGCCTCAAGGGCAGCGGCGTTCACCAGGCCATCCTGGGCATCGCCCGCCTCCACAACACAGCCCTCACCGGATAA
- a CDS encoding IS701 family transposase, whose product MMADFVTGRWSAELEDLFLRVSGRFGRVEVRRRMRDYVRGLLGPVSRKNSWQLAEYAGHNGPYGLQHLLSWSRWDPDELRDDVQSYVAEKLGAPGGVLIVDDTGFVKKGTVSAGVQRQYSGTAGRTENCQIGVFAAYASSRGRALVDRELYLPKSWMNDGDRCRAARIPAERGFATKGELAHTLVLRALASSLPIAWVTADSLYGQEWRFRHLLEQAQVGYVLAVPKSQQLKSLFGIWRIDQVIADAPDDAWQILSCGDGAKGPRVYDWAAAKLPANLVFDPDPPTHERWVLARRSLRRPDEIAYYLAYAPVGTAVERLVGVAGSRWAIEECFQAAKGQCGLDQYEVRRYPGWYRHITLAMLAHAFLAAMAAAAVKKGAAETTQPAWPRSPWQRSGVCWLLSAPGRRTAVAAH is encoded by the coding sequence ATGATGGCGGACTTTGTCACGGGACGCTGGAGCGCCGAGCTCGAAGACCTGTTCTTGCGGGTGAGCGGAAGGTTCGGCCGGGTCGAGGTGCGGCGTCGGATGCGGGATTACGTGCGGGGCCTGCTGGGCCCGGTGAGCCGCAAGAACAGCTGGCAGCTGGCCGAGTACGCCGGTCACAACGGCCCCTACGGCCTGCAGCACCTGCTGTCGTGGAGCCGGTGGGACCCCGACGAGCTCCGCGATGACGTGCAGAGTTACGTCGCCGAGAAGCTCGGCGCCCCGGGCGGCGTCCTGATCGTCGACGACACCGGGTTCGTGAAGAAGGGCACCGTCTCGGCCGGGGTGCAGCGGCAGTACTCCGGCACGGCCGGACGGACCGAAAACTGCCAGATCGGCGTCTTCGCCGCCTATGCCTCCAGCCGGGGGCGGGCGCTGGTGGACCGGGAGCTGTATCTGCCCAAGTCGTGGATGAACGATGGGGACCGCTGCCGGGCCGCCCGCATCCCCGCCGAGCGTGGCTTCGCTACCAAGGGGGAACTGGCCCACACCCTGGTCCTGCGGGCGCTGGCCTCGTCGCTGCCGATCGCCTGGGTGACCGCCGACAGTCTTTACGGGCAGGAGTGGCGCTTTCGTCACCTGCTCGAGCAGGCCCAGGTCGGCTACGTGCTCGCGGTGCCCAAGTCCCAGCAGCTGAAGTCGCTGTTCGGGATCTGGCGCATCGACCAGGTCATTGCCGATGCGCCGGACGACGCCTGGCAGATCTTGTCCTGCGGCGACGGTGCCAAGGGACCGCGCGTCTACGACTGGGCCGCGGCGAAGCTGCCCGCCAACCTCGTCTTCGACCCTGATCCGCCCACGCACGAGCGGTGGGTGCTGGCCCGACGCAGCCTCAGGCGTCCCGACGAGATCGCCTATTACCTGGCCTACGCGCCCGTTGGCACTGCCGTTGAAAGGCTGGTCGGTGTCGCCGGCTCCCGCTGGGCGATCGAGGAGTGCTTCCAGGCCGCCAAGGGCCAGTGCGGCCTGGACCAGTACGAAGTGCGCCGCTACCCAGGCTGGTATCGGCACATCACCCTGGCCATGCTCGCGCACGCCTTTCTCGCCGCCATGGCCGCGGCCGCGGTCAAAAAGGGGGCGGCCGAAACGACACAGCCGGCCTGGCCCCGCTCACCGTGGCAGAGGTCCGGCGTCTGCTGGCTGCTGTCCGCCCCTGGCCGGCGCACCGCGGTGGCGGCGCACTGA